The following proteins are co-located in the Diorhabda carinulata isolate Delta chromosome 4, icDioCari1.1, whole genome shotgun sequence genome:
- the LOC130893512 gene encoding beta-ureidopropionase-like isoform X1 — protein MSLEKEADSIESILQKLPDKEFRQVWRILYGDGGQDLDVSEKCMKLASRYKLELVKYKFNHVVEQLRPPRLIRVALFQQKLPVPLTFPIYKVKTEMYTLAMDAVKVAAKGGAKIFSLQQAWNMPYAFCSGEKMPWSEYAEKAEEGSTTRILQSLSQENNIVIISTILERDEIFEDRIWNTAIVIDNHGRVLGKQRRNHIPCVENSNEPTYYCEGDSGHPVFETEYGKIGINICYERHYPLSWFALALNGAEIVFNPCGAIGEEAELLWGIEARNAAIANGYYVCTVNRIGMEIYDHEYEDEEGNLIHHKDSGLFFGSSYVTAPNGSRSPGLSRTKNGLLIAEFDLNLCRQVKDNRGIGHTHMLPKYRDLLLQATNSDFKPQVIKKHCHCYSI, from the exons ATGTCACTTGAAAAAGAAGCAGACAGTATTGAATCAATTTTACAGAAATTACCCGACAAAGAATTTCGACAAGTGTGGAGAATATTATATGGAGACGGTGGACA aGACTTAGACGTATCTGAGAAATGCATGAAGCTAGCGTCGAGATACAAATTGGAATTGGTTAAGTATAAATTTAATCATGTAGTTGAACAACTTAGACCTCCTCGATTAATTAGAGTGGCACTATTCCAACAAAAGCTACCGGTACCATTAACTTTTCCaatttataaagtaaaaacGGAAATGTATACTTTAGCAATGGATGCTGTGAAAGTAGCTGCCAAAGGTGGAGCGAAGATATTTAGTTTACAACAAGCTTGGA aTATGCCGTACGCCTTTTGTAGCGGGGAAAAAATGCCTTGGAGTGAATATGCGGAAAAAGCCGAAGAAGGGTCGACAACGAGAATATTACAGTCG CTATCTCAAGAAAACAATATTGTTATAATATCAACAATCCTGGAACGAGACGAAATATTTGAAGATCGAATTTGGAACACAGCTATAGTTATAGATAATCATGGACGAGTTTTAGGAAAACAAAGAAGAAATCATATACCTTGTGTAGAAAATTCCAATGAGCCTACATATTACTGTGAAGGTGATAGTGGACATCCTGTTTTTGAG ACTGAATATGGAAAAATCGGTATCAATATTTGCTATGAGAGGCATTATCCACTGAGTTGGTTCGCGTTAGCTTTAAATGGTGCAGAAATCGTATTTAATCCATGTGGAGCG ATTGGCGAAGAAGCTGAACTTCTATGGGGTATTGAAGCTCGCAATGCTGCAATAGCGAACGGTTATTACGTGTGTACAGTGAATAGAATAGGAATGGAAATATATGATCATGAATATGAAGATGAAGAGGGTAATTTAATACATCACAAAGACTCCGGACTCTTCTTCGGATCTAGTTATGTGACTGCTCCAAATGGATCAAGATCCCCG GGTTTATCAAGAACAAAAAACGGACTACTTATAGCAGAGTTTGATTTGAATTTGTGCCGGCAAGTAAAAGATAATAGAGGAATTggg caCACGCACATGCTACCCAAATATAGAGATCTTCTTTTACAAGCCACAAATTCAGATTTTAAGCCGCAAGTTATCAAAAAACACTGCCATTgttattctatataa
- the LOC130893511 gene encoding WD repeat-containing protein 18 has translation MEISDLLITTAQSDQQFSACLWDYNTLNVRKHYKNGGSVAPKCFELVGRDYFLASQLGKPLLHLWLLNNQDIVKNFRLILPEPANCLAVCPENTYLAVGINCKVYIWHLSSGKLLSVQQKHFQPITCIKFSNDGNFLLIGGQDGLLINYCLNDLVTLSSNFSTQSEMGKVEPLYIKKDHSMAIKDLHIGIFGTKSRFSTVSVDKTCRIYNLLDGEILRNIVFEDGLTSVIFDSWFGTLYVGTETGNIKECSLKEVSKGLTHHVNEKSSITLSGHTSRIVCLALNTSETILASGSLDSFVYLWDVQLRQVLKQIKHNSPITNARFVISYENFFAETIKPEVIIQSLERTIDTSKELVVTKMQDEDLEDDEDDFKLSHAQNRKELIVDNMKLRGVNKQLYETAVLLAKKSLQ, from the exons atggaaattagtGATTTGTTAATTACAACTGCACAATCAGATCAACAATTCTCAGCGTGCTTATGGGATTACAATACATTGAATGTACGTAAACATTACAAAAATGGAGGTTCTGTAGCCCCAAAATGCTTTGAATTAGTAGGAAGAGACTATTTTTTAGCTTCTCAATTGGGTAAACCATTATTACATTTATGGTTGTTAAACAATCAAGACATCGTGAAAAATTTCAG atTAATTCTACCAGAACCAGCAAACTGTTTAGCAGTATGTCCCGAAAATACGTATTTAGCTGTAGGAATAAATTGCAAAGTTTATATTTGGCATTTATCGTCCGGAAAGCTATTATCGGTTCAACAGAAACATTTTCAGCCAATCacttgtataaaattttctaatgatgGTAATTTTTTACTCATTGGTGGACAAGATGGTTTATTGATTAACTACTGTTTGAATGATTTGGTAACACTTTCAAGTAATTTCTCAACCCAAAGTGAAATGGGGAAAGTTGAGCCTTTGTACATAAAAAAGGATCATTCCATGGCCATAAAAGACCTTCACATAG gtatttttggaacaaaatcCCGCTTTTCTACTGTATCAGTAGATAAAACTTGCCGTATTTATAATTTACTAGATGGTGAAATATTGCGGAACATAGTATTTGAAGATGGTTTAACAAGTGTAATATTTGATTCTTGGTTTGGTACGCTATATGTTGGTACAGAAACTGGTAATATAAAAGAATGTTCCCTAAAAGAAGTTTCAAAAGGTTTAACACATCATGTAAACGAAAAATCTAGTATTACATTGAGTGGACACACTTCAAGAATTGTATGTTTAGCATTGAATACTTCAGAGACTATATTAGCCTCAGGAAGCTTGGACAGCTTTGTTTATTTATGGGATGTTCAACTAAGacaagttttaaaacaaataaaacacaataGTCCAATAACTAATGCAAGATTTGTTATAAGTTATGAAAACTTTTTTGCAGAAACCATTAAACCCGAAGTAATAATTCAAAGTTTAGAAAGAACTATTGACACATCAAAAGAACTTGTAGTGACAAAAATGCAAGATGAAGATTTAGAAGACGATGAGGATGATTTTAAATTGAGTCATGCCCAAAATAGAAAGGAGTTAATCGttgataatatgaaattaagagGGGTTAATAAGCAGTTGTATGAGACAGCTGTGTTACTTGCAAAAAAGTCGTTgcaataa
- the LOC130893512 gene encoding beta-ureidopropionase-like isoform X2, whose amino-acid sequence METVDSKDLDVSEKCMKLASRYKLELVKYKFNHVVEQLRPPRLIRVALFQQKLPVPLTFPIYKVKTEMYTLAMDAVKVAAKGGAKIFSLQQAWNMPYAFCSGEKMPWSEYAEKAEEGSTTRILQSLSQENNIVIISTILERDEIFEDRIWNTAIVIDNHGRVLGKQRRNHIPCVENSNEPTYYCEGDSGHPVFETEYGKIGINICYERHYPLSWFALALNGAEIVFNPCGAIGEEAELLWGIEARNAAIANGYYVCTVNRIGMEIYDHEYEDEEGNLIHHKDSGLFFGSSYVTAPNGSRSPGLSRTKNGLLIAEFDLNLCRQVKDNRGIGHTHMLPKYRDLLLQATNSDFKPQVIKKHCHCYSI is encoded by the exons ATGGAGACGGTGGACAGTAA aGACTTAGACGTATCTGAGAAATGCATGAAGCTAGCGTCGAGATACAAATTGGAATTGGTTAAGTATAAATTTAATCATGTAGTTGAACAACTTAGACCTCCTCGATTAATTAGAGTGGCACTATTCCAACAAAAGCTACCGGTACCATTAACTTTTCCaatttataaagtaaaaacGGAAATGTATACTTTAGCAATGGATGCTGTGAAAGTAGCTGCCAAAGGTGGAGCGAAGATATTTAGTTTACAACAAGCTTGGA aTATGCCGTACGCCTTTTGTAGCGGGGAAAAAATGCCTTGGAGTGAATATGCGGAAAAAGCCGAAGAAGGGTCGACAACGAGAATATTACAGTCG CTATCTCAAGAAAACAATATTGTTATAATATCAACAATCCTGGAACGAGACGAAATATTTGAAGATCGAATTTGGAACACAGCTATAGTTATAGATAATCATGGACGAGTTTTAGGAAAACAAAGAAGAAATCATATACCTTGTGTAGAAAATTCCAATGAGCCTACATATTACTGTGAAGGTGATAGTGGACATCCTGTTTTTGAG ACTGAATATGGAAAAATCGGTATCAATATTTGCTATGAGAGGCATTATCCACTGAGTTGGTTCGCGTTAGCTTTAAATGGTGCAGAAATCGTATTTAATCCATGTGGAGCG ATTGGCGAAGAAGCTGAACTTCTATGGGGTATTGAAGCTCGCAATGCTGCAATAGCGAACGGTTATTACGTGTGTACAGTGAATAGAATAGGAATGGAAATATATGATCATGAATATGAAGATGAAGAGGGTAATTTAATACATCACAAAGACTCCGGACTCTTCTTCGGATCTAGTTATGTGACTGCTCCAAATGGATCAAGATCCCCG GGTTTATCAAGAACAAAAAACGGACTACTTATAGCAGAGTTTGATTTGAATTTGTGCCGGCAAGTAAAAGATAATAGAGGAATTggg caCACGCACATGCTACCCAAATATAGAGATCTTCTTTTACAAGCCACAAATTCAGATTTTAAGCCGCAAGTTATCAAAAAACACTGCCATTgttattctatataa
- the LOC130893514 gene encoding zinc finger HIT domain-containing protein 2 produces the protein MISTCGKMASAKIIELDETNTCKICDNAFAKYSCPKCNILYCSLDCYQSNSHLECSETFYKANILEELNLNKNDSESKEKMLQILKRFHEGNQILSDGDESSTDCSGITFEDILNLESFSPDELDSDDNEEELLDIGERLAGINLDDAEKVWEKLTETERQDFVSFLKSEDIANLIPSWQPWWLYHSKKVEVVEESEEYKNNCPKLCDIKDFSALTSKTPAVCIKYNLINILTAYAFTVRYFNGEHFDFPKESVSCMVTISLTLKRDQKFEDFETAVKSVEMECVNSDWIVSDSENIQTMRQDINDILNGPKKSDATFYILCALSDLKNLLVKSLQTSENDETTGGFSKQFTNDHFPSVKLEEPDKVKHHVKKIDYFLSYAKDKFEA, from the exons ATGATAAGTACATGCGGTAAAATGGCTTCTGCTAAAATTATTGAGTTAGATGAGACCAATACTTGTAAAAT ttgCGACAATGCTTTTGCGAAGTATTCCTGCCCCAAATGTAATATACTGTATTGCTCATTAGATTGTTATCAGTCAAATTCACATTTAGAATGCAGTGAAACTTTTTACAAAGCCAATATTTTGGAAGAactcaatttaaacaaaaatgactCTGAATCAAAAGAAAAGATGTTACAGATTCTGAAAAGATTTCATGAAGGAAACCAAATATTGAGCGACGGTGATGAATCCTCAACTGACTGCTCGGGTATTACATTCGAAGATATATTAAATTTAGAGTCATTTTCTCCAGATGAGCTCGACTCTGATGATAATGAAGAAGAATTGCTAGATATTGGGGAAAGATTAGCAGGAATCAATTTGGACGATGCTGAAAAAGTGTGGGAAAAACTGACAGAAACTGAGAGACAAGATTTCGTATCGTTTTTAAA atCTGAAGATATTGCTAATTTAATACCATCCTGGCAACCATGGTGGTTATACCATAGTAAAAAAGTAGAGGTTGTTGAAGAGagtgaagaatataaaaataactgtcCAAAATTATGTGATATTAAAGATTTCTCGGCATTAACg tcgAAAACTCCTGCAGTGTGTATAAAGTATAATTTGATCAACATTCTGACTGCTTATGCTTTCACAGTCAGATATTTCAATGGAGaacattttgattttccaaAAGAATCTGTTAGTTGTATGGTGACCATTTCTTTGACGTTGAAGAGGGACCAAAagtttgaagattttgaaactGCTGTAAAATCCGTCGAAATGGAATGTGTCAAT AGCGACTGGATCGTGAGTGatagtgaaaatattcaaacaatgaGACAGGATATCAATGATATTCTAAATGGACCTAAGAAATCAGACGCAACGTTTTATATATTGTGCGCTTTATCTGATCTGAAGAACTTACTAGTCAAATCACTTCAAACATCTGAAAATGACGAAACCACCGGTGGATTTTCCAAACAATTTACCAACGATCATTTTCCTTCAGTTAAGCTAGAAGAACCCGATAAAGTTAAACatcatgtaaaaaaaattgactacTTTTTATCTTATGCTAAGGATAAATTTGAAGCATAA
- the LOC130893513 gene encoding beta-ureidopropionase-like, translated as MSEIKEFESVDSALRQLPKEDYDRVRKILYGNETHDIEVSEESKELASKYNIELVTCGFNCRDEQLRSPKVVRVGLFQHKLVPFPTSTPIQEMKYALFKFANKAIRIAARGGVNIFCFPETWNMPYAFCTREKTPWCEYAESAQYGPTTKMLQELAQIHNMVIISPILERDDIYNDSIWNTAVVIDNHGDYLGKQRKNHIPRAGDINEAIYCSEGNSGHPVFETEFGKIGVCFSRHHPINSLIFGVNGAEIVFNPAAAAGSFNEPLWSIESRSAAIANGYFTCAVNRVGTEVFENDFTIGDGKPPHRESDYYFGSSYVTAPNGVRTPGLSRTKNGLLIAEMDLNLCRQVKDHWGFQLSQRLDLYADLLSRATRSDFTPQIIRKSCKPPQ; from the exons ATGTCGGAAATTAAAGAATTCGAGAGTGTGGATAGCGCTTTAAGACAATTACCTAAGGAGGATTACGATAGAGTTAGAAAAATTCTTTACGGAAATGAAACACA TGATATTGAGGTTTCGGAAGAATCCAAAGAATTAGCTTCCAAATACAATATTGAATTAGTAACATGCGGTTTCAACTGTAGAGATGAGCAGTTACGGAGTCCTAAAGTTGTTAGAGTTGGACTCTTTCAGCATAAATTAGTACCGTTTCCTACTTCTACCCCTATTCAGGAGATGAAATACGCCCTCTTCAAGTTTGCTAATAAAGCAATAAGAATAGCAGCTAGAGGAGGAgtgaatattttctgttttccgGAAACTTGGA ATATGCCATACGCATTTTGTACTAGAGAAAAAACTCCATGGTGTGAATATGCAGAAAGTGCTCAATATGGCCCAACGACTAAGATGCTGCAAGAG TTGGCTCAAATCCACAACATGGTTATAATTTCACCAATTTTGGAACGTGATGATATTTACAATGATTCTATTTGGAACACGGCAGTTGTAATCGACAATCATGGAGATTATTTGGGAAAACAAAGGAAGAATCATATTCCTAGGGCTGGTGATATAAATGAAGCTATTTATTGCAGTGAAGGCAATTCGGGACATCCCGTCTTTGAA actGAATTTGGAAAGATTGGCGTATGCTTCAGTCGTCACCATCCAATCAACTCATTAATATTTGGAGTCAATGGGGcagaaatagtttttaatcCAGCTGCAGCT GCAGGATCTTTCAACGAACCGCTTTGGTCGATTGAATCTAGAAGTGCTGCTATTGCTAATGGTTATTTCACGTGCGCCGTCAATAGAGTAGGAACAGAAGTGTTTGAGAACGATTTTACAATCGGGGATGGAAAACCTCCTCATAGAGAAAGCGACTATTATTTTGGATCCAGTTATGTTACTGCACCTAACGGTGTTAGAACTCCA GGACTATCCAGGACCAAAAATGGCCTACTTATAGCTGAAATGGATTTAAATCTCTGCAGACAAGTAAAAGATCATTGGGGTTTTCAA TTGTCACAAAGATTGGATTTGTACGCTGATTTACTAAGTCGTGCTACTAGATCGGATTTTACTCCTCAGATTATACGAAAATCATGTAAACCACCacaataa